The following proteins are encoded in a genomic region of Spirosoma sp. SC4-14:
- the rpsH gene encoding 30S ribosomal protein S8 — protein MNTDPIADFLTRIRNAIRAKHRVVEIPASNIKKEITKVLYDKGYIQNYKFDDSSAQGTIKIALKYNPTTKQSAIVDLQRISRPGLRQYRGADNLPRILNGLGVAIISTSKGVMTDKEAKTLNVGGEVLCYVY, from the coding sequence ATGAATACAGATCCTATAGCAGATTTTCTGACTCGTATCAGAAACGCTATCCGGGCCAAGCACCGGGTTGTGGAAATTCCTGCTTCCAATATAAAGAAAGAAATTACAAAGGTATTGTACGATAAAGGGTACATCCAGAACTATAAGTTCGACGATAGCTCTGCTCAGGGAACGATCAAAATCGCTCTGAAGTACAATCCAACAACAAAGCAGTCTGCTATTGTTGATCTACAGCGTATTAGCCGTCCTGGTCTGCGCCAGTATCGGGGAGCTGATAACCTGCCTCGTATCCTCAACGGATTGGGTGTAGCTATCATCTCGACTTCGAAAGGTGTAATGACCGATAAAGAAGCGAAAACGCTTAATGTAGGTGGAGAGGTATTGTGTTACGTGTATTAA